A genomic region of Candidatus Delongbacteria bacterium contains the following coding sequences:
- a CDS encoding NHL repeat-containing protein has translation MNRSTCRWITSLLLLLAVQLSASGLREIRITQSWSASMSYPTDLALDSQGRAWVVDGLNRRLLVFSAGLETPREIALPTVGKALGIDIADDRVWLTDTAGPRLLVLDLEGHLQREITLPPDCDPVDVLATPRGVVIADNDNQRLLMLDGQDRLVRTIGNGGGKAESLVPISEAHPPECRTGNRPAEFSFPGILARLEKDFMVVDVLGGRIQVFQPDGSLSHIYGMFGADGESLFRPKGVCGCRVDGGVWITDSYTGLIHGYDDYGKRQESLALDGAPWRLEGPTAISCCGEGIWVVDCRAGKLYRSVLK, from the coding sequence ATGAATCGTTCTACCTGCCGCTGGATCACTAGCCTGCTGCTGTTGCTGGCAGTGCAGCTGTCCGCCTCCGGGTTGCGGGAAATCCGCATCACCCAGAGCTGGAGCGCCAGCATGAGCTACCCCACCGACCTGGCCCTTGATTCTCAAGGGCGGGCCTGGGTCGTGGATGGCCTCAATCGACGCCTGCTGGTGTTCAGTGCCGGCCTGGAAACCCCGCGCGAGATCGCTCTGCCCACGGTGGGCAAGGCCCTGGGGATCGACATCGCGGACGACCGGGTCTGGCTGACCGACACGGCGGGGCCACGCCTGTTGGTCCTGGATCTCGAGGGACATCTGCAGCGCGAGATCACGCTGCCGCCCGATTGTGATCCGGTGGATGTGCTTGCCACGCCCCGTGGTGTGGTGATTGCCGACAACGACAACCAGCGCCTGCTGATGCTGGATGGGCAGGACCGCCTGGTCCGCACCATCGGCAATGGCGGAGGCAAGGCGGAATCCCTGGTGCCGATCTCCGAGGCCCACCCGCCCGAATGCCGCACGGGCAATCGCCCCGCGGAGTTCTCCTTCCCGGGAATCCTGGCGCGCCTCGAAAAGGATTTCATGGTGGTGGACGTGCTGGGAGGACGAATCCAGGTCTTTCAGCCCGATGGCAGCCTGTCTCACATCTATGGCATGTTCGGTGCCGATGGCGAGTCGCTCTTCCGGCCCAAGGGAGTCTGTGGATGCCGCGTCGACGGAGGAGTCTGGATCACCGACAGTTACACCGGACTGATTCACGGGTACGACGACTACGGCAAGCGTCAGGAATCGCTGGCTCTGGACGGAGCCCCATGGCGACTGGAAGGCCCGACCGCCATATCC